A genomic segment from Aulosira sp. FACHB-615 encodes:
- a CDS encoding winged helix-turn-helix domain-containing protein, whose protein sequence is MNVLFVEDEAKIANFVRAGLKEQGFVVDYCDNGDEGYLRAMDNEYDAIILDIMVPGKDGLSILKQLRREGRNAPVILLTARNELDDRLAGLNLGADDYIAKPFFVEELAARIHAVVRRSVGDRQNLLTVGSIKLDRITREVTCNQRAIELTSREFNLLEYLMRSPGRVFTRTQILEHIWGYDFNPNTNVVDVCIQRIRKKIEPIDETNWIESIRGVGYRFRKPENQS, encoded by the coding sequence GTGAACGTTCTGTTTGTCGAAGATGAAGCAAAAATTGCGAACTTCGTCCGGGCTGGACTGAAGGAGCAAGGATTTGTCGTAGATTATTGCGACAACGGTGATGAAGGATATCTGCGAGCAATGGATAATGAATACGATGCCATTATTCTGGACATTATGGTGCCAGGAAAAGATGGACTGTCGATTCTCAAACAACTGCGGCGAGAAGGGCGGAATGCGCCGGTAATTTTGTTAACAGCGCGTAATGAATTAGACGATCGCCTGGCAGGGTTAAACTTGGGAGCCGATGATTACATTGCTAAACCTTTTTTTGTGGAAGAATTAGCGGCGCGGATTCATGCGGTGGTGCGTCGGAGTGTGGGCGATCGCCAAAATTTACTAACAGTTGGCTCAATCAAACTCGATCGCATCACGCGGGAAGTCACTTGCAATCAACGCGCCATCGAACTTACTAGCCGCGAATTTAATCTACTGGAATATCTGATGCGTTCTCCCGGAAGAGTTTTTACCCGTACCCAAATCTTAGAACATATTTGGGGTTACGATTTTAACCCTAATACCAATGTTGTGGATGTGTGTATTCAGCGCATTCGCAAAAAAATTGAACCGATTGATGAAACAAATTGGATTGAAAGTATTCGCGGCGTTGGCTATCGGTTTCGCAAACCAGAGAATCAATCGTGA
- a CDS encoding DUF362 domain-containing protein, with translation MQTYKSSVGLIRATSYESDALRESLTTVLEPLGGIAAFVKPGQKVLLKPNLLTGARPTKECTTRPELVYEVAKMVIEAGGKPFLGDSPAFGSAKGVAIANGYQSFIQELNLPIVEFHGQRYHTVSENFNHLLLCKEAMEADVVINLPKVKSHMQLTVTLGVKNLFGCVPGKMKAWWHMEAGKDANRFGEMLVETAKTINPDLTILDGIIGHEGNGPSGGEPRNLGILAAASDVFALDRAMLEILNVSPQQVPTVAASQRLGVCPELDEIEFPLLHPDLLQISDWRLPDKLMPIDFAMPRVIKSTFKHLYIRFIKEPMNTYSRG, from the coding sequence ATGCAGACATACAAATCATCAGTTGGCTTAATCAGGGCGACATCTTACGAAAGCGACGCTTTACGGGAATCCTTAACCACTGTGCTAGAACCCCTGGGAGGAATCGCAGCTTTTGTCAAACCAGGACAAAAGGTATTACTCAAGCCAAATCTCCTCACAGGCGCACGTCCGACGAAAGAATGTACTACTCGTCCAGAACTGGTTTATGAAGTTGCCAAAATGGTTATTGAAGCTGGTGGTAAACCATTTTTAGGCGACAGTCCGGCTTTTGGGAGTGCGAAGGGAGTCGCCATTGCTAATGGTTATCAATCTTTTATCCAAGAACTCAATCTTCCCATCGTCGAATTTCATGGACAGCGTTACCACACAGTCAGCGAGAATTTCAACCACTTGCTACTGTGTAAAGAGGCGATGGAAGCGGATGTAGTTATTAATTTGCCCAAAGTTAAATCACACATGCAATTAACTGTAACCTTGGGTGTGAAAAATTTATTTGGTTGCGTTCCCGGTAAAATGAAAGCTTGGTGGCACATGGAAGCCGGGAAAGATGCTAACCGATTTGGGGAAATGTTAGTAGAAACAGCGAAAACAATCAACCCCGATTTAACTATTTTAGATGGCATTATTGGTCATGAAGGTAATGGCCCTAGTGGTGGAGAACCTCGGAATTTAGGAATTTTAGCCGCCGCATCAGATGTATTTGCTTTAGATAGGGCGATGTTAGAAATTCTCAATGTTTCACCCCAGCAAGTTCCGACTGTTGCTGCTTCCCAAAGGTTGGGGGTTTGTCCCGAACTAGATGAAATTGAATTTCCTCTGTTACATCCTGATTTATTACAAATCTCAGATTGGCGCTTACCTGATAAGTTAATGCCAATAGATTTTGCTATGCCCCGTGTGATCAAATCTACGTTTAAACATCTTTACATTCGATTTATCAAAGAACCGATGAATACATATAGCAGAGGATAG
- a CDS encoding Uma2 family endonuclease gives MIKTPTRRISLEEFLQLPETKPVSEYIDGEIIQKPMPQGKHSRLQLQLPNAINHVTEPKKTALAFPELRCTFGGRSTVPDVAVFAWNRIPVDEKGNIANVFNTYPDWTIEILSPEQSTTKVTKNILHCLNHGTSLGWLIDPEEHCVLVYPPHQQIIYLENEQDILPVPDLVSDLNLTLGQLFGWLKL, from the coding sequence ATGATTAAAACACCAACTCGCCGGATCTCTTTAGAGGAATTTTTACAATTACCAGAAACTAAACCAGTAAGTGAATATATCGATGGTGAAATAATTCAAAAACCTATGCCTCAAGGTAAACATAGTAGACTTCAGTTGCAATTACCTAATGCGATTAATCATGTAACAGAACCCAAAAAAACTGCCCTAGCTTTTCCAGAATTACGCTGTACTTTTGGTGGACGTTCCACAGTTCCAGATGTCGCGGTATTTGCTTGGAATCGGATTCCTGTAGATGAAAAAGGCAATATCGCCAATGTTTTTAATACATACCCAGATTGGACAATTGAAATCCTCTCTCCTGAACAAAGTACAACCAAAGTTACCAAAAACATTTTACATTGTTTAAATCATGGTACGAGCTTGGGTTGGTTAATTGACCCAGAGGAACATTGTGTTTTAGTTTATCCGCCTCACCAGCAAATCATATATTTAGAAAACGAACAAGATATATTGCCAGTTCCTGATTTAGTCAGTGATTTAAATTTGACATTGGGGCAATTATTTGGTTGGTTAAAATTATAA
- a CDS encoding KGG domain-containing protein produces MSDTSKRGFASMDEDKQREIASKGGHAAHEKGTAHEFTPEEAREAGRKGGETVSKDREHMAEIGREGGKQSHGGGRKKQKEDADDIEDSDDTESKGTPGGSKEQHAEAGRQSHKNTNQEKDK; encoded by the coding sequence ATGTCAGATACAAGTAAACGTGGCTTTGCTTCTATGGATGAAGATAAGCAACGAGAAATCGCCAGCAAGGGTGGACACGCTGCTCATGAAAAAGGTACAGCTCACGAATTTACCCCTGAAGAAGCGCGTGAAGCTGGACGTAAAGGAGGCGAAACCGTCAGTAAAGATAGAGAACACATGGCTGAAATTGGTCGTGAAGGTGGAAAACAATCTCACGGTGGCGGTCGCAAAAAACAAAAAGAGGACGCTGACGATATTGAAGATTCCGACGATACGGAATCAAAAGGTACTCCAGGCGGGAGTAAAGAGCAACACGCTGAAGCTGGCCGCCAAAGTCACAAGAACACCAATCAGGAGAAGGATAAATAG
- a CDS encoding Uma2 family endonuclease, giving the protein MYQTDPPRPAKESLPTMYDLKSEDPKEPGLPEEFHIFQPQLLRETFSPPNYRTDEIFTASDLNLYYDTQHPLWYKLPDWFAVVGGSRLYEQKDLRLSYVIWQEGIAPFVVVELLSPGTEKEDLGQTLREVNQPPTKWEVYERILRVPYYIVFDRYTDKLQAFQIIAGRYSEMNLTTPRIWMPSLQLGLGLWQGSYQGIERLWLRWYNADGNWIPTPVEQESQRAERLAAKLRELGIDPNQI; this is encoded by the coding sequence ATGTATCAAACAGACCCGCCTCGACCTGCGAAAGAATCTCTACCTACGATGTATGATCTCAAGAGTGAAGATCCCAAGGAACCTGGCTTGCCTGAAGAATTTCATATTTTCCAACCCCAACTGCTACGCGAGACATTTTCTCCACCAAACTATCGAACAGACGAAATATTTACTGCTAGTGACTTAAACCTCTACTATGATACTCAGCATCCACTATGGTACAAGCTCCCAGATTGGTTTGCGGTTGTAGGTGGTTCTCGTCTCTACGAACAAAAAGATTTACGTTTAAGTTATGTGATTTGGCAAGAAGGTATTGCACCTTTTGTAGTAGTTGAATTACTATCTCCAGGAACAGAAAAAGAAGATTTGGGACAAACTCTGCGAGAAGTTAACCAACCGCCAACAAAATGGGAAGTTTACGAACGAATTTTGCGAGTCCCTTATTACATTGTCTTTGACCGCTACACTGATAAATTACAAGCTTTCCAAATAATTGCAGGGCGCTACAGCGAAATGAATTTAACTACGCCAAGAATTTGGATGCCGAGTTTACAGTTGGGTTTAGGACTTTGGCAAGGCTCTTATCAAGGAATTGAGCGGTTATGGTTACGTTGGTATAATGCAGATGGAAATTGGATTCCTACTCCCGTGGAGCAGGAAAGCCAGAGGGCTGAACGATTAGCCGCAAAGTTACGAGAGTTGGGAATTGACCCCAACCAAATATAA
- a CDS encoding aspartate ammonia-lyase yields MTDNINFRIERDSMGDRQIPSNVYYGIQTLRATENFPISGLKPLHTYVDACLLIKKATAIVNGELDCISPEISQAIVKATDEILAGQLRDQFVVDVYQAGAGTSHHMNVNEVLANRALEILGDEKGNYKKVNPNDHVNYGQSTNDVIPTAIRIGGLLALTHTLHPALEKAIAALESKAVEFQDIVKSGRTHMQDAVPVRLGDTFAAWAQILTDHQNRIYTASGDLMVLGLGGSASGTGMNTHPLYRARVVEILSELLNMPLEPAPQLMAAMQSMAPFVNVSGALRNLAQDLVKISHDLRLMDSGPKTGLKEIQLPPVQPGSSIMPGKYNPVMAEMTSMVCFQVMGYDSAIALAAQAGQLELNVMMPLIAYNLIHSIEILGNTIAVLTERCIQNITANRDRCLAYAEGSLALVTALNTHIGYLNAAEVAKESLATGKSLRQIVLEKGLMTEAELAEVLNLEQMSSIVPLRKES; encoded by the coding sequence ATGACTGACAATATAAATTTTCGCATTGAGCGCGACTCAATGGGCGATCGCCAAATTCCTAGTAATGTTTATTACGGCATTCAAACTCTACGGGCTACAGAAAATTTCCCAATCAGTGGTTTAAAGCCTTTACATACTTACGTAGATGCTTGCTTACTCATTAAAAAAGCTACTGCAATTGTTAACGGTGAATTAGACTGCATTTCCCCAGAGATTAGTCAAGCCATTGTTAAAGCCACCGATGAAATCTTGGCGGGACAATTACGCGACCAATTTGTGGTAGATGTTTATCAAGCTGGTGCGGGAACTTCCCACCACATGAATGTTAACGAAGTCTTAGCAAATCGGGCGTTAGAAATTCTCGGTGATGAAAAAGGTAATTACAAAAAAGTTAATCCTAACGACCATGTTAACTACGGACAATCTACCAATGATGTCATCCCAACAGCCATTCGCATTGGTGGTTTATTAGCACTGACTCATACATTACACCCAGCCTTAGAAAAAGCGATCGCCGCCTTAGAAAGCAAAGCGGTAGAATTTCAAGATATCGTCAAATCTGGCAGAACCCACATGCAAGACGCTGTACCTGTGCGTTTGGGTGATACCTTTGCAGCTTGGGCGCAAATCCTCACAGACCATCAAAACCGCATCTATACTGCATCTGGAGATTTGATGGTGCTGGGTTTGGGTGGTAGTGCGTCGGGTACGGGGATGAATACCCATCCTTTGTATCGCGCCCGTGTGGTGGAAATTCTCTCAGAATTGCTGAATATGCCTTTAGAACCTGCGCCGCAGTTAATGGCAGCTATGCAGAGTATGGCACCATTTGTCAATGTTTCTGGGGCTTTACGCAACTTAGCCCAGGATTTAGTTAAAATATCCCACGATTTGCGGTTGATGGACTCCGGGCCGAAAACTGGCTTGAAGGAAATTCAACTTCCTCCAGTCCAACCAGGTTCCTCAATTATGCCAGGGAAATATAACCCAGTCATGGCAGAGATGACATCGATGGTGTGTTTTCAGGTGATGGGTTACGATAGTGCGATCGCTCTTGCCGCCCAAGCCGGACAATTAGAATTGAATGTGATGATGCCGTTAATTGCCTATAACCTGATTCACAGCATCGAAATTCTCGGTAATACCATCGCGGTGCTGACAGAACGCTGCATTCAAAATATTACCGCTAACCGCGATCGCTGTTTAGCCTACGCCGAAGGTAGTTTAGCTTTAGTCACCGCACTCAACACTCACATTGGCTATCTCAATGCTGCGGAAGTCGCCAAAGAATCATTAGCAACTGGTAAATCCTTGCGACAGATTGTTTTAGAAAAAGGACTAATGACAGAAGCGGAATTAGCTGAAGTGTTAAATCTAGAACAGATGAGTAGCATTGTACCCTTGAGGAAAGAATCTTAA
- a CDS encoding sugar transferase translates to MTAQSSLLSGKRSLRQDASSSRRTFLKRSKKTKTPRVKPKVSSAQALNGEFVKRLFDIGFSLSVLILFFPLYLILALLIAFSSEGPIFYVQERVGKNYRRFNCIKFRTMVSNADEMLVQMMETSPQLRQEFESSFKLKHDPRITTIGKFLRITSLDEFPQFWNVLKGDMSVVGPRPLVAEELPKYGHHIGQVLTIRPGITGLWQVSGRNDIPYPRRVQIDLHYVKFRNFWLDLWIILKTINVVIMPKNNGAY, encoded by the coding sequence ATGACTGCCCAGAGCTCACTCCTCTCCGGCAAGCGAAGCCTACGGCAAGACGCTAGCTCGTCTAGGCGTACTTTCTTAAAACGTAGCAAAAAAACCAAGACACCCAGGGTAAAACCCAAAGTGTCGTCTGCTCAGGCTTTAAACGGAGAGTTCGTTAAGCGACTATTCGACATCGGGTTTTCGCTGTCAGTACTGATTTTGTTTTTTCCCCTTTACTTGATTTTGGCCTTGCTGATTGCTTTCAGCTCAGAAGGCCCCATTTTTTACGTCCAAGAACGGGTAGGTAAAAACTATAGGCGCTTCAATTGTATTAAATTCCGCACAATGGTGAGCAATGCCGACGAAATGCTTGTGCAGATGATGGAAACATCGCCCCAATTGCGACAGGAATTTGAAAGTAGTTTTAAGCTGAAACATGACCCAAGAATTACCACAATCGGTAAATTTCTTCGCATTACCAGCTTGGACGAATTTCCCCAATTTTGGAATGTTTTAAAAGGAGATATGAGCGTCGTCGGGCCGCGCCCCCTGGTAGCCGAAGAATTACCAAAATATGGTCATCACATAGGGCAAGTATTAACAATCCGACCAGGAATTACTGGATTATGGCAAGTTTCTGGGCGTAATGATATTCCTTACCCCAGACGAGTGCAAATAGACTTACACTATGTCAAATTTAGAAATTTCTGGCTTGACTTGTGGATAATTCTGAAAACGATTAATGTGGTGATTATGCCTAAAAATAACGGCGCTTATTAA
- a CDS encoding glycosyltransferase, translating to MPLKYALVHEWLTPKATGGSELVVQEILNHVNADLYALIDFESSNPESYLYKRQIGTTFLQHFPLARNGVQKYLPLLPLAIEQLDLRQYDVILSSSHAVAKGVLTTPDQLHICYCHSPMRYAWDLTFDYLRQSKLGSGLPGWLTKYLLHQLRHWDVLSANRVDYFIANSQHTARRIWRCYRREAAVIYPPVNVEAFPLFLQKENFYLTVSRLVSYKQVSLIVQAFNKLQLPLVIIGTGSEMEKIRQIAKPNIKILGWQPDDVVKKYMAQARAFVYAACEDFGIALVEAQACGTPVIAYGAGGALETVRDVRSHKEQGTGIFFPEQTVAALTAAVEQFEVYRNVINPEYLRSHADQFSPQIFAQRYLDFINQCHKTRPYLA from the coding sequence GTGCCCTTGAAATATGCTCTGGTTCATGAGTGGTTAACACCCAAAGCCACCGGTGGTTCAGAATTAGTCGTACAAGAAATTCTGAACCATGTTAATGCCGATTTATATGCGTTGATTGACTTTGAATCCAGCAATCCTGAAAGTTACTTGTACAAACGCCAAATTGGTACAACGTTTCTTCAGCATTTTCCCTTAGCGCGTAACGGAGTGCAGAAATATTTGCCTTTGTTACCCTTAGCAATTGAACAACTGGATTTGCGGCAATATGACGTGATTTTGTCTTCTTCTCATGCTGTAGCAAAAGGAGTTTTAACTACACCTGATCAGTTGCATATCTGCTACTGTCACAGCCCTATGCGTTATGCCTGGGATTTGACTTTTGACTATCTGCGTCAAAGTAAGCTTGGCAGTGGTTTACCAGGGTGGCTAACCAAGTATCTACTGCATCAGCTACGCCATTGGGATGTCTTAAGTGCCAATCGTGTTGATTACTTTATTGCCAATTCCCAGCATACAGCTAGACGAATTTGGCGTTGTTATCGACGAGAAGCCGCAGTGATTTATCCACCTGTAAATGTGGAAGCATTTCCGCTTTTTCTCCAGAAAGAAAATTTTTACTTGACTGTTTCCCGTTTAGTTAGCTATAAGCAAGTATCTTTAATTGTCCAAGCTTTCAATAAATTGCAGTTACCATTGGTCATAATTGGTACAGGTTCAGAAATGGAAAAAATTCGCCAAATAGCCAAACCTAACATCAAAATACTGGGGTGGCAGCCTGATGATGTAGTCAAAAAATATATGGCTCAAGCCAGGGCATTTGTCTATGCTGCTTGTGAAGATTTTGGCATTGCCTTAGTAGAAGCACAAGCTTGCGGTACACCAGTAATTGCTTATGGGGCGGGCGGTGCATTAGAAACAGTCCGGGATGTGCGATCGCACAAGGAGCAAGGAACTGGGATCTTTTTTCCAGAGCAAACAGTAGCGGCATTAACAGCAGCAGTAGAACAATTTGAAGTGTATCGCAATGTCATCAATCCTGAGTATTTGCGATCGCACGCTGATCAGTTTTCACCGCAAATTTTTGCACAGCGTTATCTAGATTTCATCAACCAGTGCCACAAAACCAGACCATACTTAGCGTAA
- a CDS encoding NAD-dependent epimerase/dehydratase family protein, whose protein sequence is MRILIMGGTRFIGVYLTEILLKQGHEVVLFNRGNRPVPSKVGQIIGDRTDAAQLKEKLSQENFDIIFDNNGRELSDTQPLAEIFQGRVQQFVYMSSAGVYLKSDQLPHVEGDAIDPKSRHKGKHETEAYLAQKGLPFTSIRPTYIYGPSNYNDLESWFFDRIVRDRPIPIPGNGLHITQFGHVKDLATAMSLVIGNQKAIGQIYNISGDRFVTFNGLARACAVAAGKSPDAIKIVHYDPKKFDFGKRKAFPMRLQHFFASVQKAHTELNWQPEYDLISGLTDSLKNDYLANGRDQKEVDFSVDEEILQAV, encoded by the coding sequence ATGCGAATTTTAATTATGGGTGGCACTAGGTTCATTGGTGTTTACCTAACTGAAATACTTTTAAAGCAAGGGCATGAGGTGGTACTGTTCAATCGTGGCAATCGTCCGGTACCATCCAAGGTAGGACAGATTATAGGCGATCGCACGGATGCAGCCCAACTGAAAGAAAAGCTGTCACAAGAGAATTTTGACATCATTTTCGACAATAATGGTCGAGAATTAAGTGATACTCAGCCATTGGCAGAAATTTTCCAAGGTAGAGTGCAGCAGTTTGTTTATATGAGTTCGGCAGGGGTTTATCTTAAATCTGACCAATTACCCCATGTTGAAGGCGATGCTATTGACCCCAAGAGTCGCCATAAGGGTAAACACGAAACGGAAGCTTACTTGGCTCAAAAAGGCTTACCGTTTACTTCGATTCGCCCAACGTATATTTACGGGCCGAGTAATTACAACGATTTAGAAAGCTGGTTTTTTGATAGAATTGTGCGCGATCGCCCAATACCAATTCCGGGTAATGGTCTACATATTACCCAGTTTGGTCACGTAAAAGATTTGGCAACGGCAATGTCTTTGGTGATTGGCAATCAAAAAGCGATTGGGCAGATTTATAATATTTCAGGCGATCGCTTTGTGACTTTTAATGGTTTAGCCCGTGCTTGTGCTGTAGCTGCTGGTAAATCACCTGATGCAATTAAAATAGTTCACTACGACCCGAAAAAGTTTGATTTTGGCAAGCGTAAAGCTTTCCCGATGCGCCTTCAACATTTCTTCGCATCAGTACAAAAAGCCCACACAGAATTAAATTGGCAGCCCGAATATGATTTAATTTCTGGGTTAACAGATTCTTTAAAAAATGATTATCTAGCCAATGGACGGGATCAGAAGGAAGTAGATTTCTCTGTAGACGAAGAAATTTTACAAGCCGTGTAG
- the pgsA gene encoding CDP-diacylglycerol--glycerol-3-phosphate 3-phosphatidyltransferase, which yields MTLPNWITFSRLLGVPFLLYGLYNPTPQARWICLAIFLVAALTDWLDGYLARKLNQISDLGKFLDPLVDKFLVLAPLMVLIELGKVPAWGVFLILARELAIAGWRVNQTKISGANIWGKLKTVSQIVAIAFLIAPLPSAWQTPALIAFWISVTLTLISGLIYLLPTKAEA from the coding sequence ATGACTTTACCTAATTGGATTACTTTTTCTCGCCTTCTTGGTGTCCCATTTCTGCTTTATGGTTTGTACAACCCAACACCGCAGGCTAGATGGATATGTTTAGCAATTTTTCTTGTGGCGGCGTTAACTGACTGGTTAGATGGCTATTTAGCGCGGAAACTCAACCAAATTAGTGATTTGGGTAAGTTTTTAGATCCTTTGGTAGATAAATTTTTGGTACTTGCGCCGTTGATGGTGTTAATTGAGTTGGGGAAAGTTCCAGCGTGGGGAGTGTTTTTGATTTTAGCGCGAGAATTAGCGATCGCAGGTTGGCGAGTTAATCAAACAAAAATTTCGGGGGCAAATATTTGGGGTAAGCTGAAGACTGTGAGTCAAATAGTAGCGATCGCATTTTTGATTGCACCGTTACCATCAGCATGGCAAACTCCTGCATTAATCGCCTTTTGGATTTCTGTGACTTTAACTTTAATATCAGGGTTAATTTATCTTTTACCAACAAAAGCTGAGGCATAA
- the rfbB gene encoding dTDP-glucose 4,6-dehydratase: MQTVLVTGGAGFIGANFILLARQNHWFNIINLDKLTYASNLENLALLQADPNYHFVQGDIANVELVSYLLDKYQPNAIINFAAETHVDRSIFSPQTFIQTNVVGTFNLLETTRFYWQKLSPQNQQQFRFLHVSTDEVYGSLSTKEPAFREDTPYAPNSPYAASKAASDHFVRAYYHTYGLPNLTTNCSNNYGPSQFPEKLIPLTILNALDGKPLPIYGDGQNIRDWLYVIDHCEAIYLVLQKGTIGETYNIGGLNEQTNLTVVEKICTILDELAPKSGLRHSSLMTFVPDRPGHDRRYAIDCNKIISELGWKPKENFDSGLLKTVQWYLDNSNWVNQVRSGAYQNWLKQNYENRQAK, from the coding sequence ATGCAGACAGTATTAGTAACAGGTGGAGCCGGATTTATTGGGGCTAACTTTATTCTTTTAGCTCGGCAGAATCATTGGTTTAATATAATTAATTTAGATAAATTAACTTACGCTAGTAATTTAGAAAATTTAGCCCTACTCCAAGCTGACCCAAATTACCATTTTGTACAAGGAGATATTGCTAACGTTGAATTAGTGAGTTATTTACTAGATAAATATCAACCAAATGCAATTATTAACTTTGCTGCCGAAACTCATGTTGACCGTTCTATATTCAGCCCCCAAACTTTTATTCAAACAAATGTAGTCGGTACATTTAATTTATTGGAAACAACTCGGTTTTATTGGCAGAAACTATCACCGCAAAATCAGCAGCAATTTCGTTTCTTACACGTATCTACAGATGAAGTATACGGCTCATTAAGCACAAAAGAACCAGCCTTTAGAGAAGATACACCTTATGCGCCAAATAGTCCTTATGCAGCATCTAAAGCTGCATCTGATCATTTTGTCCGAGCTTACTATCATACCTACGGTTTGCCTAATTTAACTACAAATTGTTCTAATAACTATGGGCCAAGCCAATTTCCCGAAAAGTTAATTCCTTTGACTATTCTAAATGCTTTAGATGGTAAGCCTTTACCTATATATGGTGATGGACAGAACATTCGAGATTGGCTTTATGTCATCGACCATTGTGAAGCTATCTATCTGGTTTTGCAAAAGGGGACAATTGGTGAAACTTATAATATTGGAGGACTAAATGAACAAACAAATTTAACAGTAGTAGAAAAAATTTGTACCATTCTTGATGAATTAGCACCAAAATCTGGTTTGAGACATTCATCTTTGATGACTTTTGTTCCAGACCGACCTGGACATGATAGAAGATATGCAATTGATTGCAATAAAATCATTAGTGAATTAGGTTGGAAACCAAAAGAAAACTTTGATAGTGGATTACTAAAAACAGTGCAATGGTATTTAGATAATTCCAATTGGGTCAATCAAGTACGTTCAGGTGCTTACCAAAACTGGTTAAAACAAAACTACGAAAATCGCCAAGCCAAATGA
- a CDS encoding PIN domain-containing protein, which produces MTAVPSFIDTNVWLYRLFDDQKIEVAERDRKRNIAISITSNEGIIISTQVINEVSANLLKKAAFNEEQIKAVIQSLYLRCTVIEFNLNIFESASDIRRRYNFSFWDGLIVACALSARASILYSEDMQDGLIIADQLEIVNPFK; this is translated from the coding sequence ATGACTGCTGTTCCATCTTTTATTGATACAAATGTTTGGCTATATCGTTTATTTGATGATCAAAAAATAGAAGTAGCAGAAAGAGACAGAAAGCGGAATATTGCGATTTCAATTACATCAAATGAAGGAATAATTATCAGTACGCAGGTTATCAATGAAGTTTCTGCTAATTTACTGAAAAAAGCAGCTTTTAATGAAGAACAAATTAAAGCAGTGATTCAATCACTTTACCTTCGCTGCACTGTAATAGAGTTTAACTTGAATATTTTTGAATCGGCATCAGATATTCGTAGGCGATATAATTTTTCTTTTTGGGATGGATTAATTGTTGCTTGTGCGTTGTCTGCAAGAGCCAGTATTCTCTATTCCGAAGATATGCAGGATGGATTGATAATAGCTGATCAATTAGAAATTGTGAATCCATTTAAATAA
- a CDS encoding intradiol ring-cleavage dioxygenase, whose translation MNTKNRLLNRREALGLFRAAGTAIFVVGCLPRKSASTQEQISAVVPVSSTVKTATSPGCVLSPQQTEGPYFVDEKLNRSDIRIYPADGAIKAGVPLQLTLHISQVGSTGCTPVAGAIVDIWHCDALGVYSDVADQSFNTVGKKFLRGYQVTDAQGNVQFTTIYPGWYEGRTVHIHLKVRTQEKYEFTSQLYFDDVMSDRIYTQAPYASKGQRIIKNADDGIFQYGGEQMLLKLNTNGKGYTASFDVGLQMT comes from the coding sequence ATGAATACCAAAAATCGTCTATTAAATCGCAGAGAGGCACTGGGTTTATTTAGAGCAGCCGGAACTGCAATATTTGTCGTCGGTTGTCTACCAAGAAAATCTGCTTCTACACAAGAACAAATCAGTGCTGTTGTTCCAGTATCATCTACAGTCAAGACTGCAACATCACCGGGTTGTGTTCTTAGTCCACAGCAAACCGAAGGGCCGTATTTTGTGGATGAGAAACTCAATCGTTCTGATATTCGCATTTATCCTGCTGATGGTGCAATCAAAGCAGGTGTACCTCTGCAATTAACACTGCACATTTCTCAGGTTGGCAGTACTGGCTGTACACCCGTTGCAGGTGCAATTGTCGATATTTGGCACTGTGATGCGTTGGGTGTTTATTCTGACGTGGCAGACCAAAGTTTTAATACTGTGGGCAAAAAGTTTTTGCGTGGTTATCAAGTCACCGACGCGCAGGGAAATGTCCAGTTCACAACCATTTACCCTGGTTGGTACGAAGGCAGAACTGTACATATCCACTTGAAGGTGCGTACACAAGAGAAATATGAGTTTACATCGCAATTATATTTTGACGATGTGATGAGCGATCGCATTTACACCCAAGCACCCTACGCCAGCAAAGGACAGCGCATCATCAAGAACGCTGATGACGGAATTTTCCAATATGGTGGCGAACAAATGTTACTCAAGCTGAACACCAATGGAAAAGGTTACACCGCCTCCTTTGATGTTGGACTGCAAATGACGTAA